From the genome of Colletotrichum destructivum chromosome 10, complete sequence, one region includes:
- a CDS encoding Putative zn(2)Cys(6) fungal-type DNA-binding domain-containing protein — MAHAQDSQEPHKRKRDADDSGAQPAHSDRIPQPPPPQSGNASIINYLSKASACRLKLIQGEPETFSDVLGLLNQYEGVLNRHESLAANLGAKLTGPRLLKAMEGAFEGPIITNPPPAYGTAPVGWLDIVTFAKTNPDKFVLTTGHDGERTCQFYLNGLQVQILEDDWRLIMNGALDRFSSVSTAPLEEDETAEVATLEIVEQRLQVLIKKADEIAKRARQLNYHLSGRRAGINSRHGGQQGSSSAFQSVNHARGHLPHGSGYDLHADLLQQFLSSSQAYPPRVPSSAGLETAHSTGQHTPPATNPHPHSLPLQGRPAVMHTPVVPQRDLSYDPSSAHRGIITARIEKLNKGDQIWPPCDRCRRLKSPCIKHLTACQGCTKKHAKCGWKTITEEEIAWLNREASSSADEAHAEQSPVHQAQVRLLRYDPTQDDGRSNEAPPASKNLMPGGDASRPASRGQQDHHQRSPLDQGSRSRTSSFMDVEHEPPPPNQKAWMLEPQRGEQLPSIKRDLLLSHMASAATAAADARDANSTTSASSMAGR, encoded by the exons GCAATgcatccatcatcaactACCTCTCCAAAGCCAGCGCTTGCAGGCTCAAGCTGATACAAGGAGAACCTGAAACATTCTCTGACGTGCTTGGCCTTTTGAATCAATATGAAG GAGTTCTCAACAGACACGAGAGTCTCGCAGCCAACTTGGGCGCCAAGCTGACGGGTCCTCGTCTGCTAAAGGCGATGGAAGGAGCCTTTGAGGGCCCAATCATCACCAACCCACCGCCTGCCTATGGCACAGCGCCTGTGGGCTGGCTGGACATAGTCACATTCGCCAAGACGAACCCCGACAAGTTTGTCCTGACGACGGGCCATGACGGTGAACGCACCTGCCAGTTCTACCTCAATGGGTTGCAAGTCCAGATTCTGGAAGATGACTGGCGCCTAATCATGAACGGCGCGTTGGACAGGTTTTCCAGCGTGTCGACGGCCCCtttggaagaagacgagacgGCAGAAGTGGCGACGCTCGAGATCGTGGAGCAGCGACTGCAGGTTCtcatcaagaaggccgatgaAATTGCCAAGAGGGCGCGTCAGCTGAACTATCACTTGAGCGGCCGGAGGGCCGGCATCAACTcacgccatggcggccagcAGGGGAGCAGCTCCGCATTTCAGTCTGTCAACCATGCCAGAGGGCATCTTCCTCACGGCTCTGGCTATGACCTACACGCCGACCTGCTTCAGCAGTTTCTGTCGTCTTCCCAGGCTTACCCTCCTCGAGTTCCGTCCAGCGCTGGGCTCGAGACAGCACACTCGACTGGCCAACACACGCCACCTGCAACAAATCCTCATCCGCACTCACTTCCCTTGCAAGGCCGCCCAGCTGTTATGCATACCCCTGTTGTGCCGCAGCGAGACTTGTCATATGACCCGTCATCGGCGCACAGAGGTATCATCACGGCAAGAATAGAAAAACTGAACAAGGGCGACCAAATCTGGCCACCATGCGACCGCTGTCGCAGACTCAAGTCTCCATGCATCAAACATCTCACGGCCTGTCAGGGCTGCACCAAGAAACATGCAAAGTGTGGATGGAAAACCATTACCGAGGAAGAAATTGCCTGGCTCAATCGCGAGGCGAGTAGCAGTGCCGACGAAGCACACGCCGAACAGAGCCCGGTGCACCAAGCACAGGTGAGGTTGCTGCGATATGACCCAACACAAGACGACGGTCGGTCCAATgaggcgccgccggcctctAAGAATCTTATGCCAGGAGGAGATGCATCTCGGCCAGCCAGTAGAGGGCAGCAAGACCACCACCAACGATCGCCTTTAGACCAGGGGTCTCGCAGCAGAACAAGCAGCTTCATGGACGTGGAGCATGAGCCTCCGCCCCCGAACCAGAAGGCATGGATGCTAGAGCCGCAGCGTGGAGAACAGCTCCCCAGTATCAAGAGAGACTTGTTGCTCAGTCACATGGCGTCAGCGGCAacagctgctgctgatgccCGCGATGCCAACTCAACGACATCTGCGAGCAGCATGGCTGGACGATAG
- a CDS encoding Putative mitochondrial carrier protein: MAHSPIHTEFMSATGDRPATRRAPDTTSYPVSRENGDIMPDTKQNPTVSEKESPFAKSWVHFVAGGVGGMTAATLTAPLDVLKTRLQSDFYQAQLRASHQARAQAVGTMSPFRAAIFHLRETFQILGSVYKIEGPRALFKGLGPNLVGVIPARSINFYTYGNGKRLIAEYGNEGNESAWVHLSAGVLAGITTSTVTNPIWLVKTRLQLDKNVAQQKGGLHRRQYRNSMDCIRQVLRTEGFTGLYKGMSASYLGVAESTLQWVLYEQIKNRLAAREERIVASGREKTFWDQAVDWMGNAGAAGGAKLVAAILAYPHEVARTRLRQAPLANGQLKYTGLWQCFRVVWIEEGFMGLYGGLTPHLMRTVPSAAIMFGMYEGMLRIFGAPNKAAASL; this comes from the exons ATGGCTCACTCTCCCATCCACACCGAGTTCATGTCTGCAACGGGCGATAGGCCGGCCACACGCCGGGCGCCGGATACCACTTCATATCCCGTTTCCCGCGAGAACGGCGACATCATGCCCGACACAAAACAGAACCCCACTGTGAGCGAAAAGGAGTCGCCCTTTGCCAAGTCATGGGTGCACTTTGTCGCCGGAGG TGTCGGAGGCATGACAGCAGCGACCCTTACAGCACccctcgacgtcctcaagACCCGTCTACAGTCCGATTTTTACCAAGCCCAGCTCCGGGCCTCCCATCAGGCCCGCGCCCAGGCCGTCGGCACCATGAGTCCCTTTAGGGCAGCCATCTTTCACCTCCGGGAAACGTTTCAAATTCTCGGCTCCGTCTACAAGATTGAAGGGCCCCGCGCGCTTTTCAAGGGCCTCGGCCCAaacctcgtcggcgtcatcccTGCTAGGAGCATCAATTTCTACACCTACGGCAATGGCAAGCGTTTGATCGCTGAGTATGGGAACGAGGGGAATGAGTCGGCCTGGGTCCACTTGTCAGCCGGCGTACTAGCGGGCATCACAACGAGTACGGTGACGAATCCCATCTGGCTCGTCAAAACGCGGCTGCAGCTTGACAAGAACGTCGCGCAACAGAAGGGCGGCTTGCACAGGCGACAGTATCGCAACAGTATGGACTGTATCAGGCAGGTTCTGCGCACGGAAGGATTCACCGGCCTGTACAAGGGCATGAGTGCGAGTTACTTGGGTGTGGCCGAGAGCACTTTGCAATGGGTACTTTATGAGCAGATCAAGAACCGACTGGCGGCAAGGGAGGAGCGCATTGTCGCGAGCGGAAGGGAAAAGACGTTTTGGGACCAAGCAGTGGACTGGATGGGGAATGccggcgctgctggcggtgCTAAGCTGGTCGCGGCCATCTTGGCTTATCCTCACGAG GTTGCACGGACAAGATTACGACAGGCACCCTTAGCCAACGGACAACTCAAGTACACTGGCCTCTGGCAGTGCTTCCGCGTTGTATGGATTGAAGAGGGCTTCATGGGACTCTACGGTGGTCTCACCCCTCACCTAATGCGCACCGTCcccagcgccgccatcatgttCGGTATGTACGAGGGCATGCTGCGCATCTTTGGCGCCCCTAATAAAGCCGCCGCGAGCTTGTAA
- a CDS encoding Putative splicing factor 3A subunit 1 domain, SWAP/Surp superfamily yields MASTTTNGDATAVLDELKPPAGVVLPPREIRNVLEKTAGYVARNGLVFEDRIREKERSNPKFSFLNNTDAYHAFYQWRLDEIKAGRGTAIAAGRANEATAPAEEKPKGPPKPPDFQFSARMPRINQKDLEVIRLTALFVAKNGRQFMTQLAQREAGNPQFQFLIPNHTFHNFFQHQVDQYTALLRASGLGGEGGKLEQERIAHLQQNIDDKYHVLSRAKQRAEYSKFQEIEKQKKEEEDEKKKLEFARIDWNDFVVVETIVFTDADEHANLPPPTNLSELQYASLEERNKASITNLRIEEAMPTDEDANYNAYPHTSHSQTLPVHTGYAPQQPYQAQAPAGHQSYQNGPSQRSAEEEEEERRIQERTEARNREQQARAEARGGSAPMKIKENYVPRALQRAANKQSVQMALCPNCKQQIPMDELQDHMRIELLDPQWKDQKAKAEARYATTNLSTADVANNLKRLASQRSDVFDGVTGHPISEEEASRRKKAAIHSFDGNPEGKSQAHISHLHNLNVEEQIRAIHQRFADKK; encoded by the exons ATGGCCTCAACCACAACCAACGGCGATGCCACCGCCGTGCTAGACGAACTCAAGCCTCCCGCCGGAGttgtcctccccccccgtGAAATCCGGAACGTTCTTGAGAAGACTGCGGGCTACGTTGCGCGAAACGGCCTAGTTTTTGAGGACAGGATTCGCGAGAAGGAGCGTTCCAACCCCAAATTCAGCTTCCTTAACAACACCGATGCATACCATGCATTCTATCAATGGCGACTAGATGAGATCAAAGCCGGTCGTGGTACTGCTATCGCTGCGGGCCGCGCAAACGAAGCCACGGCCCCTGCCGAAGAGAAGCCCAAGGGCCCGCCCAAGCCTCCCGACTTTCAATTCTCCGCTCGTATGCCCCGAATCAATCAAAAGGACCTCGAGGTCATCCGCCTGACTGCTCTATTTGTCGCCAAAAACGGCCGTCAGTTTATGACCCAACTGGCCCAGCGCGAGGCCGGCAACCCCCAGTTTCAGTTCCTCATCCCCAATCACACATTCCACAACTTTTTCCAGCACCAGGTAGATCAATACACGGCATTATTGAGGGCCAGTGGACTGGGTGGTGAAGGGGGGAAGTTGGAGCAAGAGCGCATTGCTCATCTTCAACAGAACATCGATGACAAATACCACGTCCTGAGTCGCGCGAAGCAACGCGCTGAATACTCGAAATTCCAGGAAAtcgagaagcagaagaaggaggaggaggacgagaagaagaagctcgaaTTTGCACGGATCGACTGGAACGACTTTGTGGTTGTCGAGACAATCGTTTTTACCGATGCAGACGAGCATGCGAACCTTCCGCCCCCAACGAACCTCTCAGAGTTGCAATACGCGTCACTggaagaaagaaacaaaGCTTCGATAACCAACCTCCGCATCGAAGAGGCTATGCCGACTGACGAAGATGCGAACTACAACGCTTACCCGCACACCTCCCACTCCCAAACTCTGCCAGTGCATACGGGGTATGCGCCCCAGCAGCCGTACCAGGCACAAGCTCCGGCAGGACACCAGTCATACCAGAACGGGCCCTCACAGCGTtcagcagaagaagaggaagaagagcgaaGGATCCAAGAAAGAACGGAAGCGCGCAATCGGGAGCAACAAGCGCGGGCTGAGGCACGTGGAGGTTCTGCTCCGATGAAGATTAAGGAGAACTACGTGCCAAGAGCACTACAGCGTGCGGCCAACAAGCAGAGTGTCCAGATGGCGCTATGCCCGAATTGCAAGCAGCAAATCCCCATGGATGAGCTTCAAGATCACATGAGAA TCGAACTTCTGGACCCTCAATGGAAGGACCAGAAAGCAAAGGCGGAAGCAAGATACGCCACGACCAATCTGTCCACGGCAGACGTTGCGAACAACTTGAAGCGCCTGGCAAGCCAGCGAAGCGACGTGTTTGATGGCGTTACCGGTCATCCTATatctgaagaagaagcttcCCGCCGAAAGAAGGCCGCGATCCACAGCTTTGACGGCAATCCAGAAGGGAAGAGCCAAGCGCACATTAGCCACCTTCACAATCTGAACGTCGAGGAGCAAATCCGTGCTATTCACCAGAGGTTTGCCGACAAGAAGTAG
- a CDS encoding Putative PX domain superfamily protein encodes MAESALLNNAVRPCLSVVIGHIRTFPPPYFPTSTFRQSNLTSTTTSPPQFPDRSSPHSVSVTHREPGRRGPVHPHPNRQERQSLRPINTPSPASTTLLGNRHLDDRITLRWEAAKTDSRSQNAARATSAEPTSPTSPTGSQTGSQASPRFHRPIMQAMPDNRQQSFDEIYGPPENFLEIEVRNPRTHGMGRSMYTDYEIVCRTNIPAFKLRASSVRRRYSDFEYFRDILERESARVTIPPLPGKVFTNRFSDDVIEGRRAGLEKFLRIVVGHPLLQTGSKVLAAFVQDPNWDRNAW; translated from the exons ATGGCTGAATCGGCCCTC CTAAACAACGCTGTGCGTCCTTGTCTTTCTGTCGTAATCGGCCACATTCGCACCTTTCCCCCACCTTACTTTCCCACCTCGACTTTTCGCCAAAGCAACTTAACTTCGACTACGACATCACCACCACAATTTCCAGATCGCAGCAGTCCACATAGTGTTTCAGTCACGCATCGCGAaccaggaagacgaggaccgGTTCACCCACATCCAAATCGACAAGAACGTCAGTCACTTCGACCCATCAACACACCGTCTCCTGCGTCGACAACCCTCCTTGGGAACAGGCACCTCGACGACCGAATCACTCTCCGTTGGGAAGCCGCCAAAACGGATTCCAGAAGCCAGAACGCCGCTCGCGCGACCAGCGCTGAGCCTACCTCTCCCACATCCCCGACCGGTTCACAGACGGGAAGCCAGGCCTCGCCGCGCTTCCATCGGCCCATCATGCAGGCAATGCCGGACAACCGACAGCAGTCATTCGACGAGATCTACGGCCCGCCCGAGAACTTTCTCGAGATCGAG GTCCGCAACCCCCGAACACACGGCATGGGCCGCAGCATGTACACCGACTACGAGATCGTCTGCCGCACCAACATCCCCGCCTTCAAGCTCCGCGCCTCGAGCGTGCGCCGCCGCTACTCCGACTTTGAGTACTTCCGCGACATCCTCGAGCGCGAGAGCGCCCGGGTCACTATCCCGCCTCTGCCCGGCAAGGTCTTCACGAACCGCTTCAGCGACGATGTCATTGAGGgtcgccgcgccggcctcgaaAAGTTCCtgcgcatcgtcgtcggccaccCTCTGCTCCAGACAGGCAGTAAGGTCTTGGCCGCGTTTGTGCAAG ATCCCAACTGGGACCGTAACGCGTGGTGA